CAGGGCATGGGCAGTTCACTGCGGGTGGGACTGGCCGCGCTGGCCGGTTCGGGGGCCGGGGCGGTGGTGGTGTCCCTGGTGGACCAGCCGGGCATCGGCGCCACGGCGGTCGCCCGGCTGATCGCCGCGTACGCCGCGGGCGCGGACCTGGCGGCGGCCTCGTACGACGGGCGCCGCGGCCACCCCGTGCTGTTCGGCGCCGACCGCTGGGCGGACATCGCGGCGAGCGCGGAGGGCGACCGCGGCGCCCGCGCCTACCTCCAGCGGCACGCCGCCGCGCTCACCCTCGTCGAGTGCTCCGACATCGCCGCGCCGTACGACATCGACACGCCGGAGGACCTGCACCGACTGGAGCAGGCATCGCGCGGGCACGAGGGGGGTGATGGAGAGTGACGAGTGTGGCACCGGGCGCCATTCGATCACCACTTGTGTCGACCCGGAGAATCTCGACATCAACAAACCATTGAAGTTCC
The sequence above is a segment of the Streptomyces lydicus genome. Coding sequences within it:
- a CDS encoding nucleotidyltransferase family protein, whose protein sequence is MAPTASTPPGEPSAAPRPEGRVAGLLLAAGGGRRLGGRPKALLDHRGRPLVEHAARVLRDGGCDPVHLVLGAAADAVRARADLSAYGVSENPDWQQGMGSSLRVGLAALAGSGAGAVVVSLVDQPGIGATAVARLIAAYAAGADLAAASYDGRRGHPVLFGADRWADIAASAEGDRGARAYLQRHAAALTLVECSDIAAPYDIDTPEDLHRLEQASRGHEGGDGE